CTAATGAGGTTTGCCAAGTGTACAGGTACAAAAATCTTACAAGGAGAAGTTAGGTAAACGTTGATTGAATTCTTAGCAAATGGAGAAGTTCACCACTGCCATATAAGCAATGTCTCTAATAGGAGTTGACAAAATAAGTTCAACTAGGTTAAAGTTGACCATATCCCATTCTTATAATCCGAGTAATCTTGGAGGTGTCCTTAGCTCCACGAAAGTTTTTCATCGGCTAACAAGATAAATTGGGAAGTGTAGATGAATAGTAGTCAAGTCACAAATTTTTTAAACTCCCAAAGTATAATATGTCATAGGGAGTCCGTCCCACCTCTTACCATCACCCTATAACCCGACCTGATACTTGATAGACAAAGAAGTTAAAGGATAAATTCAGCCAGCAGCTTAGCATTTAGTTTTAGATATGTTTTCCGTGGTAGGTTATTGTTGAGCCACAAGGGTCGTGGATAGGAAAATTTTCACTTTCCATCTGAATCATTTGAAATCTTAAGAAATGTAATGAGGCTTTGCCCATTGGCTAATGCCCATCCAATATCATGATGCACGATTTTTTCCCTCTATTTTCTGTCTGATATTTTTGACAAAGAACATGCAACGAAGTCTTATTTAAACTGCATATATCGATGGCATTTTGCTAGGTTTACCTGTCGCCTTTTCATTCCGCAATCAAATGAACGCATTCAAGCACTGCATGGCCGGTTCATATTATCGATTTCGAATAACAACATTGTTCTTTCTGTGAATTCTCTGATGAACAGGTGAAAAAGATGATAGTCCATGCGACTGAGAAAGCTGTTCGCACTTTGCAAGAACTGTCGCCTTACCCAACATGAGATTTTTGGCATTCTTGATGGAAGCCAGACAGAAGCTGAGGACCCAAAGGAAGGGCTACAGATACAGACACAGATACAGACGAGCAACAGGGAgtaaaattttctataaatttaaacCAATGTTAGAATAGATTTTCTTTCACATTTTTATAATCATATCTTAGGAGGGACTTTGATTAAGTAGTTTGAAAGATAATCTAGCTGTTCTTGATTTAGTCGTGAAGGATTGGTTGGTTGTTTCTCAAAGCTGATCAGAATTAAAAGTTTTAAGGTCCAGTTACTAGTTTAAATAAACAATTTCATTGTTATCATTGGCAAAAAGGTGGAATCGCCATCCTAGCCCTGACCCAATAAAATTTcagaggaagtaaatcacggttaatgctggACAGGATAGGTGATTGGGGATCGAAGGAATTTTTGGCGCGGCAAATAAGGATTTTATCCTCGAGTGCAACTGGCGACTTTCGACCTCACGACTTCATTGGAAAGCTGCAGGCATTTAACCAGCTGATCCAGTCCATGGGGGTAATTTCATTGTTATCATTAATATTATTGTCAGTGGATTGGATTGATCCCTCGAGACGGtctagtgactagcgcatgaAGTGTTGTTATCGTGAGTGGATTGGACTGTCTGCGACAGCATGCGGCGAACGTCCCTAGTGTCGGGCCTCTGGTTGGGGTCATCGTAGGTGCAGAAACACGCGACCTTCAGCACCAGAAGCATCTGCTCCTCGAACCCTTTCCCTTGCAAGTTTTCGTCGATCGCCGCCGCAAACTCCTCATCGGAGCTCGCCACCACCCGCCGGACCCAACTCACTAGGCTCATTTCCTCaatctcctccaagaacttgtcgCTCGGGAACCTCCCCGTCACCAGCACCGCCAGAATCACGCCGAAGCTGTACACGTCGCACTTGTCCGTACAGACCAGCGTCCGGTAGTACTCCGGCGCGATGTATCCCATCGTGCCCACCAGGTTGTTGGACCGCGAGGTCCATCCGCTCCCGCCGCCGCCGTTGCCGCCGCTCGTCATTTTGGCGAGCCCGAAGTCGGCGATGCGCGGGATGAAGTGACGGTCGAGTAGGATGTTGGCGGGCTTGAGATCGCGGTGGATGACCCGCGGCCGGTGCACCGCGTGGAGGTACTCTAGGCCGTCGGCGATGCCCAGCGCGATCCTCTGGCGGATCGGCCAATCGAGCGCCGCCCCGCGCCGCCGGAGGAGGTCGTGCAGAGAACCGTGCGGCATGTACTCGTAGACGAGGTAGTGGCAGCGGGGCGGGCTCGGAATGTGCGCTAGCAGGCGGAGGAGGTTGGGGTGGCGCATGCGCCCCACCGTCCGGATCTCCGACTGCACTTGCCGCATGCGGCAGTGGAACCCCTCGGGCTCCTCTTGGCCGTCGGCGGGCAGGTCGATCTTTTTGATGGCGACGCGCAGCGGCCGGTCGCCGAGAAGGAGCTCTGCTTCGTAGACCTCGCCGCAGCCACCGCGGCCGATGACCTGGGCGGGGCGGGGAACGCCGTCCTGCTGGAGTTGATGGATGAAGAGGTCGAACTCCGGCCCACGGAGCATTGGGCAGAAGACCATCGGAGCGTCTCCCGCCGGCTCCTCTCCCTCCAGGACAGCGACTCTACTGACGAGGGTGCAGCCGGCGAAAAAGAATCTCCGGAGGAGGAGCAGGGAGCgccagaggaggaagaggaggatccCAACGGCGAAACCAACGAAGAAGGCAGCGATGGCGTCCAGATAAAGAGGGTGTTGCAGGAAGAATTGTCTCCCCGGATGTGGCAGCTTTTCAGGAGCTGTTTCTGCTTCGCCGGTGAATCGCCTCATGCTCGTTAGTCTTGCGAAAGTGGAGCAGGCAGTGAatcaaaaatagaagaaaaaagaaTCATAATTTAAATCTTACGATTTTCAAATGTAATATAAGAACGGAATATAAGAACGGACAGTCCATCAAATTTTTAGGAAAAGGTTTATTGTATATAATTTTATCTTATGTTttataaaagattatttttaaaatttgaacatTGATCTTTTAGTCgcatgataataattttatcattgtACTAAGATCCCTTTCTAATTTCAAATGTAATATGCTAAATTTATTCGGTAGAGAATTAGGTCGTCTGATCATATTTAGAACCGTTAATTTGGATTAGATCCGTCGGGTTGGTCCATCCCGTCAAATAATTTAAGAATGTTGAGTTAGAACTTTATCAACCCAAACCCATCGTAGGTCAACCCGCTTAGGCTTGTGACCCGTGATGGACTTAGGTTGACTCGCGGGTTGAGAAATACAtataaactaagttttatgttattttattatctttctttgttataattttaaaataaaaataatacttttcatccaatataaaattttatttacgtccatttatatttaaaatatatatttatggatatatttaattgattaaatcttttcgaagtaaaatgttgaagatatgaaatatttattaatttttttaaaaaaaaattaatgggaCCACGAATTGGTCCGTCAAATTCGGAATCCGTCTTGAATTGAGTTggattgaaaattttttaatcCGTCATATTGACGGGTTAGCTCATCCCGTCCTGTTAAATGATTGATCCGTCATAGGCCGACTCATCCCGTTACGAATTGACCCCTTGTGACAGCTCTAATCACATTGAATTATAAATGGGGAGGCAATAAATGCagttttcagaaaaaaaaaaaattctacaatgCGGAAGAGTCGGAGACGCTACGGTGGACAATGACGAGGGAAGACTAGTGAGAACAGAGGAAGCCCTCGCCACTACTGCAATGGTAATGACTTTAGGAAAAGAGGATCAAAATTAGTATCCTAATAAAACTTTAACACCTGAATTACGAGTTaagatttagtttttttattcaaTCTTGATGATTCACTAGCCCATGATTTAACTATCAAGATTTACTATTTTTAGTTTTGGCCATTTACTAGCCAATATTAGAGATTCGATTATTAAATTAGTTTATGTCAAGGATGAATTGAGTGAGGCCATTCAATCAAATGAGCCAACAAAATATTGCTTATGCAATACAGGGAAAGTTTAATACTATAcagatgtttttttaaaaaaaaaatattacttgcAGAATTAAAcagagaaataaaaaatttatgtttGTTTAATTTAGCAAACTATATGTCATCGtcagagaaataaataaataaatatttatattatttcAGATATTAAACTAAAATGCATTGATTTTAAACTAAAAAGATATGttgtcatttaatttaatttctgaCGGTGACATTCTTTGTGGTGGACTTCTAATTTCCAAGTCAAAGTCTACTGTGCACTTGCCGAATTTCGACTAACGCGTGGAATTGTCGAAGATGAATTATTGtcatttaatttaaatattatataGATGCTGTCTTGCTATTACTTTTCCTTTGggggaaaacttaaaaaattaaaattaaatgacaCTAATTCATCTTCTGTAATTCATGGTGCGTTTGATCTATATAATGTCTAAGACGTCCTCGGTGGTATCACAATAGaacatttaaattataatttaaatattcattattcGAATCCTAATTacgatatatttataaaaaattttcctcAAACGTAATCAAAAGATGTTAAACTTCTGAATTGATTATCACGTGCATTTCTCGATTTATTCTGATAATCgatgaaaaaattctataagaccGAACCGATCACCTCTAGAAATAATCAATACGACTAACTGAAATTATCATTTATACAATACCTTAAGACATATCACATAAGCCCTATAAAAAACTCCACTCATCTCATAACTACTGAAGGATGAATTATAAATTGATCTTACAATTAATCTCCcctgatataattttaaaataaattataaaaaaaatatataaaataaatataatcaacTTTTACTACGATATTCcttggtaatttttttttttttttttggcttatgAGGAAGAGGAAAATGCAATTTCCTTGGAAATATAAAGTTGGGAATTGTTTAttggatatttttaaaaaaaaatcaggcaTATTGTTAAATACCTTAAATATTCTTAATGTTgtaatattttttctttctattttttttaaagtctacatattattatttatgaaaAAAAGACTAAGATTTTTTTCCCAAGGTAAATCTGTACACTAGTATTAGAGTTACATCAGACAGTAGCATAATTTATGGTGATACAAACTAAACTTGAGACATCAAGTTTTTCATAATTAAAGAGGGGCAATCTTATCTCCTGGATCAGGATGATTGAAGGCATTTCGTCCATGTTCTTCAGTTCATGTATCTTAGACCAGGTTGAGATGGGCCTATCATGGCTGACTGACTGTTCCAGTAGTAAACTGAAGAAAAAAGTAGAATGACAAAAGAATAAGATAAAATTGCTGAAAAAAACCTAGAGGCAGTAGTCATCAATGGCACCGGATATGGTTCACAAGTCATCAAGAACAACATCTGCTGGATCCCCTCTCCACAATCTCCCATCTCTCCATTTGAACTTGATCCTCAACTTTCCGTTGGCATCTACACCCATGATCTCACCCTTACTTGAGGATGTTTCCATTCCCCACCCCCACCTTGGCATGACTAAGCCtggttttatttttatcttgtccCCCATCTTGAATGCTGTCACCTTCTCCACCTCCTCCTCTTTGCATACCCATAGTTTCTCTCTAAAACAGAAAGCAATCCTCAACTCCCCATTCTCTGCCCTGTGCACCACTCCTATGCTCGCATGGGTAACATCTCCCCATTGATATGTCGGCGTAACAATGTCTTCCCTCACTTTCACCCAATCTCCAACTTGTACTTTCTCTTCCTCCAGTATGTCCACCTCGGCAGGGTCAATCATCCACGCCTTGGATCCCGCAGGCGTATATATCCTTAATTTTCCATCCGCATCAATAGATGAAATAGTCCCGATACTTGTGTGACTGTGTGTGGACCAACCAAATCTGGGTTGCTCCACACATTTCTTAATCCTCACTCGTTGCCCGACATTGAGCCTAGCTGTTCCTACTAGATGAGTAGCAGGTCCAACCCACTTTTCTTGCTCACCGCAAAATGCAACATGAATAGTTCCATCgaacatattattttcatatcctattccatgaaccACACCTATGCTTCCAGGTTTCAGAGATTTCCAGCAACCAGATTCATCCTTCAGCCTAACCCAATTGCCAACTTCAAACATTTCCTCCTTCTCAAGGTCAGCAGGGTCTCCTCTCCACTGTCCTGACATGCCAAAAAGAGCCACTCTTACTTCTCCATCTGCATGCACGCCAGATATTATGCCTCTAGAATCAGGGCTAGCACCTCTCCAGCCCCATCTGGGCTCAACAATTCCAGCCCGAAATCGAACATAGTTCCCTACTCTAAGGCATGGGACCTTCTCAATGTCCATGAAATGAGTGATCAATTTTCCCTTCCTAAAACACCCAGCCACCTCCAAGTATCCAGAGTCTTGTATACTATGAACAACAGCAATACTTTCTTTTCCGATGCTATTCCGGTCGTATGTGGGTCTACTAGCCCCAAAAGTTGGTGGTTTCACACGCACCCAATCTCCAACTTCAAAGCCTGTAAGTCTCTCAGCATCACCTGGAGCTACTTTCCACAAGTTAATCCTACCAGCAACTTTGACCTGCATAAACCAAAAATTCAGTAAAAACTTTGGAAGAATAATAATATATCAAACATAATAACACTATCTTTCTCACGTTCAAAGTTCCATCCATATCTATTCTTGATATTGTCCCAACAGTTGCAGCAGTTTCATTTGACCATCCTAATCGTGGTTGAGATATGGTTGGCATCACATGAATTTTATCTCCTAGCTCAAAGGGCTGTACTTTCTCCATATCTGCCACTGAGCATAAAAAAGGCTTACTCCTAGAGCAGAATGCAACACCCATATCACCATCATCTTCTAGACTATGGACAATCCCGATACTGTTCTGTGTCACATCTTCCCATCCATATTTGGGAGACGGTACTGAAGCTTTGACTCTCACCCAGTCACCGACCTGCGTGACAAATGTCTCAAAGACTTGGAATTTTGCCCGAGAGATCTGCATGTTGACCTGTATAGAAATAAGTTTTCAGAGACGAAGCATACCATAAAATTTTCAACCATCTCCATATCAGAAGGATCAGCTTGCCATGCTGTTGAACGGTTTGGAATTTCAATTATAAGTAGACCGTCACTCTCTATCTCAATTATCTTTCCTACGCTATGGTGTGTCTCTCCACCCCAAGAATACCTAGGCTCTGCAACAGACCTCTTTACACATACTTgatcaccaatctacaaatagaTTAGTAAGTACCAACAAAAAATATTTCAGAAAAGGAGAGAGCAAATTGTTGAGAGTGATAAATTGGTGGCAAATTTTTAGTAACCATCTACCTAACTTACCCTGAATGGCTCCACAGGTTCAACTTCCTCAGGTTCACAGTGCCAAGGAGTGTTTAAGTAACAAAGACCTAGCAACAGGCTACTGTCAGGCCTGATGGAATGCACAATCCCAATGCTTCCAGGAGTTACAGCTTCCATGCCATGAATAGCGGCTGTTAATACAGGGCGAACACGGACCCAGTCACCCACCTTAAATTCTTCAACTCTTTCCATTTCAGCAGGATCAGCTCTCCATCCCCTAGATGCTCCAGGAAAACCAACCCGTAAGAtaccatcatcatcaacacagaGGACAGTACCAATACTGTCTTGTGATTGACCACGCCATCCAAACCTGCAGAGGAACAGCAGACATCTACTGATTTAGGCTCGGAAAAGGGAGGGAATCATCAATAACAACAATTAGAAGAAGAGCAAAatactaaaaaatattttaaatttgaagaATAACATTCAAAAGGTatataaaagaaaacaagaaaaaaaagaatttatactAAACTTTATGAATCATGCCTGAGTGTTAAGAAGGTGCACCAAAACATCAAGTTGATAGCAAATTGAAGTCATATTTAAGAAGTAAATGATCAGATAGGACAGAAACCCAATGCAAAATTATATGGCTAGGCAGCAAGTAAATTCATAAATAGTGCATAAGATGTTGTAGGACCTTGGTTCTTTAACGTCAGACTTCATCTTGACATGCTGTCCTCTGTCTAAAGGAATCACTTTAACAACCTCATTTGCCAAAACACGTGCCTCTCGGCCCTCCGCAGTGCAGAAGGACACAATTAAATTTTCATTGTTCGGCACTGTTTGGACAAATCCAATACTTTTGTGATTGGCACCTTGCCAACCGTAAGTTGGGTTTTCAACACTTCTTTTGAATCTCACCCAGTCTCCAACTTCATATCTGTTAACATAGTGTAAAATCTTCTTAAataaaattagatatttttacaTTAAAAAGTACAGTTATGTTCATGATAGATATTCAGACTATTCGTCCAGAAATACATAGAGTACTTTGCaacattaaagaaaaaaaattcaagcaTACATGGTTGGAGAAAGAAAAACTCCTTTGTCAATGAGTGCTTCCATCAGCTCCTCCGAGATCCATTCTCGAGGCAGGCCCTCAAGAAAATCACGCAACGTCCAACCCCTATATCATTGGCATCAACAACAGCATCATTTATTTTGGTTCGCTATATAGGGAAAAGAAGGCAATTGCAGAAGATCAAGATGGTTGAACTATCACTCTTTCAGAAGAATGATTCATgacaataacaaaaaatattGATAGGAACAGTAAACAATCAATCTCCTAAATAGAGTAGCCTGTAAAAAAACACAAGTGAAAAACAAGCTTCAACTTTTTTCTTACTGAGATCATAACATCAAGTCATTAATTTAACCATGAAACAGCAAGATAATACAACAAATTCCTAAACAAGTACTTGCCTGTGGTTTCGCACATCAACAGCAGGAGATGGGTACAGCAACATAACAACAATCCAATTGAGATTTTCACGGATCATTTTTGCTGCATCAGCTGCTATGTGGAAGGCATTGTCACCATCATCATCCTGacatagcaaaattttaaattagcaagATGTCCAATTATTTGAGGAATAAATATTGATCTACCTCAGATACATTTCATAAATAATAACAAATGACAAGATAACATGAATGAAGTAAGTTAGATAACATGAATGAAGTTCAAAAGGATATAAGCAAACTGCTTTCTCTACCAACCACAGTCTATCGAGTTTCAGGAGACACTATAAGCTACCTTGATTGTACACTTTCTGTTTTCACGGTTGCAACTTAACCAGTGTTAAATAATAAGTattggttattgagcttcatTAGCTATTATCTCGGAAGCTTTTGTAGATGGTATAGCTGTTCAATGTTTTTAATTATGCAATTACAATTTTGCTCTCGACATGATATTATAGTTCTTCCTCTCAAATCGCCATTATAGTTCTTGATGTTTATCCTCTCAAAGTTTTGTATTCCTCAATCAAGGAGGAGGACAATGGGCATGATACAACTGACCATAGCCTCCCCTCCTCCAGCCTTTAGCACATTTCTCCTACCGCTCTTTTTCCCTCTCCTCCCAATCTTTCATTTATGCACAACCACTGCATTTTACGGTCTCACTTGCTATTGCATCACCACAGACCATACTAAGCCACAACCAGTATGCTCACTTCCTAAAGCTCTATACTATTGCTTTGTTTTCATTTCACTTTCCAAACTGTCTCCCTGTAGTCGCTGATCTAGTATAGCACTAATAATACTCACAACCCTCCCCTCGCCATGTAGTCACAATCGTACACCTTGTCTACTAAACCAATCTCTTTTCCATTAACTTGTCAAGAGCAGCATAGTCATTGCAACCCTCTCAATTTCACAAGGATTCATCATCTCCTTGTGCTTTCCTTCGGTAGCACATGAATATTTAGCTATATGTGCCCAGCTCAATATTGTTATGATCACCTCTTCCAAGCATCATCCTTCTGTATGGCAAAGAACATTGATCCACCTCTCTCCAAAGTGAGGACTCACTTTACCCACGTGCAGGCACAGGCTCAGCAAAACACAATCGCACAAGGATAAAGGTGCGCCTAAGCAAAGCCCATGAGCAAGTGCACTCTTATCTTCCTACAATTCATCCATAGGATCAGTTAAAAGAACGTAGCACATCCAAATGATATAGTCATGAATCAAATATCTGTATCAGTCTAAACAGAGTGATCTAGTAAAATTTGAGCTGACCAGGTTCAGCATCAAGCCCCAACTTTGTAGTTGAAGCTTTTTTTAAGAGATCTCAAACTTCCACCTTTTTGTCTGTTTAGCTTGCTAATCTACATTTGCTTCTTTGCATTCAGCAGCATGGATCTCTTTGTTGCCCATGCCTTCTTAAGTTTGAACTATAACTCCCTATGTATCCAACTATTTATCTATTGTTTTCCAACATATCCCCCTGAATGCTCTTATCATAGTTAATGTCAAAACATCCTATCCCTCTTCCTTCCAGCATTTTCTCTCTTTGTTGGTTGATTAGATATTGAAGCTTTATTGCTCTCTCATAGCATTTTTTTTCTACATTTCTCCCTTTTTATTGAGTAGATGCAAGGTTTTAAAAAAAGTGTTTCCAAGTGACATGTTGTCAACCCACTACACATATGATGATTATCATTTACTCAAAAAGAAAGTACACCAGCCAATCCATCCAATTCATAATTTGACATAGAAAAAAAATGCATGTCAATCATACAGCAAACATACAATACAATAGGCCATATTTGTCAATAACATGCATATGATTAACTAAAGTGTTTGCCATTTGCAAAACAAATTTTAGTAAACACCTCAAAGCTTATAGTCTAGACTTCCACAATCACAAGAACTACTTTTCTTTAAcgagaaaatcattttaaaagttctCATTAAGTTCTcgatcatcatatgaacctagttAGTTTCCCCCTTTTCACCACATAAATAGCTTATTTAGCCTGCCTAAGCACCTATTTTGCTTACCTAGGCATCAGGGCTACCTATTCGAACCTGCATATCACATATGCGACATGTCATCCCTTATCTGTGACCTCCAAGGCTGCTTTTTAGGATGGTTACTGGATAAATTCTATTCTGACATTTTCTCTCCCATTTAATCAATGAAATGTTTGGATTTACTCTTTCTTTGCTCAGcattttctcctttctctcttttgcctcttttcttcttttgtaGTTATAGTAGCCATAATCTCTCCTTCATCAATAATTTTTCACATTTTCCCTTTTACAGTTGAAAACTTTGCATTCCTGTATTTCTATAGTTTAAGGAGGTATTAAGAgaaaaaatgcaaaaaaaaaaaaaaaacatatcgaAGCTGATTATGCCTTCAACAGACATGTAACATCCAAGAAAACCAAGACACTATTATTCTCATCCAAAGAATTGATTGCTTACTGATGTCTTCATCAAACCTTTCGATGAGACTCATTTTACTACCTCCCCAATGCTCATTTGATCATTACTATGAAAGAGTATTATGTTTGGCTTAGCTATTGACTTTTCTAATGAATTAAATTGCCCTTTCCTCTCAAACACTAGCAAGCTTAGCTAGCCAGGTATTTACAATTTCCTGTCCTCAATTTAATGGAAAATGACACCACATTTCTTTGTTGTGTTGCTACTGCAATTGAAAAAGTTCAATGGCAAGATCTTCAACTAGAATTCCTATCAAAGATTAAAGTAG
The genomic region above belongs to Zingiber officinale cultivar Zhangliang chromosome 11A, Zo_v1.1, whole genome shotgun sequence and contains:
- the LOC122031666 gene encoding leucine-rich repeat receptor-like serine/threonine/tyrosine-protein kinase SOBIR1, translating into MRRFTGEAETAPEKLPHPGRQFFLQHPLYLDAIAAFFVGFAVGILLFLLWRSLLLLRRFFFAGCTLVSRVAVLEGEEPAGDAPMVFCPMLRGPEFDLFIHQLQQDGVPRPAQVIGRGGCGEVYEAELLLGDRPLRVAIKKIDLPADGQEEPEGFHCRMRQVQSEIRTVGRMRHPNLLRLLAHIPSPPRCHYLVYEYMPHGSLHDLLRRRGAALDWPIRQRIALGIADGLEYLHAVHRPRVIHRDLKPANILLDRHFIPRIADFGLAKMTSGGNGGGGSGWTSRSNNLVGTMGYIAPEYYRTLVCTDKCDVYSFGVILAVLVTGRFPSDKFLEEIEEMSLVSWVRRVVASSDEEFAAAIDENLQGKGFEEQMLLVLKVACFCTYDDPNQRPDTRDVRRMLSQTVQSTHDNNTSCASH
- the LOC122031166 gene encoding E3 ubiquitin-protein ligase KEG-like — encoded protein: MRVPCCSLCHSRYDEEERAPLLLHCGHGFCKACLSKMFAASAGTSLCCPRCRLPTHVGNSVHALRKNFPILSLLASSTSSPSFDYDFTDDDEEGNGQGEEDYDLDEDDYISHGGGRRGRAGLPSHAGCCAAASTSAASTTAIDLGLHHELKLLRRLGEGRRVGQEVWSAVLSKGSPSSSQNGGSCRHLVAVKRIALTEDTDGVWLKSRLENLRQASMWCRNICTFHGVRQTDGYLCLVMDRFTSSIQSEMQQNKGRLTLEQILRYGADIARGVAELHAAGIVCMSLKPSNLLLDSNYRAVVSDYGLPAILKRPMCRKAQSVAEGCPSSLHSCMDCTMLSPHYTAPEAWEPVKKSLNLFWDDAIGISSESDAWSFGCTLVEMCTGSAPWSGQSTEEIYRSVVKARKLPPQYASIVGVGIPRDLWKMIGDCLQFKPSKRPTFHSMLAIFLRHLQEIPRSPPASPENEFPRATTTNNTSDPSPVSVLEDFQCNPNILHQLISEGNFCGVSDLLAKAASNSKSSIGSLLEAQNAEGHTALHLACRRGSVELVKTILSFKEADVDILDRDGDPPIVFAVVAGSPECVRALISRSANVSSRLRDGLGPSLTHICALHGQPECMKELLLAGADPNAVDDEGESVLHIAISKRYSDCAIVILENGGCRSMRILNSQRKTPLHLCIETWNVEVVKKWVELASQEDIDEAIDIPSSNGTALCMASSLKKTREIEGRELVRVLLAAGADPTAQDELHYRTALHTAAMINDADLVKIILEAGVDVNIRNAQNTIPLHVALNRGSNSCVGLLLSAGANCNLQDDDGDNAFHIAADAAKMIRENLNWIVVMLLYPSPAVDVRNHRGWTLRDFLEGLPREWISEELMEALIDKGVFLSPTIYEVGDWVRFKRSVENPTYGWQGANHKSIGFVQTVPNNENLIVSFCTAEGREARVLANEVVKVIPLDRGQHVKMKSDVKEPRFGWRGQSQDSIGTVLCVDDDGILRVGFPGASRGWRADPAEMERVEEFKVGDWVRVRPVLTAAIHGMEAVTPGSIGIVHSIRPDSSLLLGLCYLNTPWHCEPEEVEPVEPFRIGDQVCVKRSVAEPRYSWGGETHHSVGKIIEIESDGLLIIEIPNRSTAWQADPSDMEMVENFMVGDWVRVKASVPSPKYGWEDVTQNSIGIVHSLEDDGDMGVAFCSRSKPFLCSVADMEKVQPFELGDKIHVMPTISQPRLGWSNETAATVGTISRIDMDGTLNVKVAGRINLWKVAPGDAERLTGFEVGDWVRVKPPTFGASRPTYDRNSIGKESIAVVHSIQDSGYLEVAGCFRKGKLITHFMDIEKVPCLRVGNYVRFRAGIVEPRWGWRGASPDSRGIISGVHADGEVRVALFGMSGQWRGDPADLEKEEMFEVGNWVRLKDESGCWKSLKPGSIGVVHGIGYENNMFDGTIHVAFCGEQEKWVGPATHLVGTARLNVGQRVRIKKCVEQPRFGWSTHSHTSIGTISSIDADGKLRIYTPAGSKAWMIDPAEVDILEEEKVQVGDWVKVREDIVTPTYQWGDVTHASIGVVHRAENGELRIAFCFREKLWVCKEEEVEKVTAFKMGDKIKIKPGLVMPRWGWGMETSSSKGEIMGVDANGKLRIKFKWRDGRLWRGDPADVVLDDL